From the genome of Seriola aureovittata isolate HTS-2021-v1 ecotype China chromosome 6, ASM2101889v1, whole genome shotgun sequence, one region includes:
- the kng1 gene encoding kininogen-1 isoform X1, with translation MYLCVIIFLRIPTYSFRRTSVSRPSLCGEESSFSPSRSAGSAAGLHLQKLAEPNIHRDHTMRSGVGLCVLGLLCLHSSVFGQEAVDVQPGVLIFCDDPSVEKAVDSALHKFNEKLATGHKLALYQILTASKSENGSDSVYSLQFTSRRSDCPAGSNKPWRDCDYLSTRRKEPISCNATVYLTEAETDTKQVDCELDAYIVPEKASCLGCPEKIDETSEELRVPLSVSISKYNSISDSTHLFTLHTIGHATRQVVAGFRFKVRFDMQKTTCAKAEHKDLNDLCVPDEQDTEFTNCNSTVDVAPWRLEAPEAQLECEPGELPVTFNRRRPPGWSPLRNILYEAIPSKPPTKAKEESSEEDLTAVKPSGSPDVASDAGNDNPFHCPSKPWKPFNPVPPAVLGAPTKASIETGATQLPAEVGFSDKDLLA, from the exons atgtatctgtgtgtcatCATCTTTCTCAGGATTCCCACCTACAGTTTCAGGAGAACTTCAGTCAGTCGTCCATCCCTGTGTGGAGAGGAGTCGAGTTTTTCTCCCTCACGCTCGGCAGGATCGGCAGCAGGCCTCCACCTTCAGAAACT AGCAGAGCCAAACATCCATCGAGATCACACAATGAGGAGTGGAGTAGGCCTATGTGTGCTGGGCCTGCTGTGCCTCCACAGCTCTGTCTTTGGGCAG GAGGCAGTGGACGTCCAGCCAGGCGTCCTTATCTTCTGTGATGACCCATCTGTAGAGAAAGCTGTCGACAGCGCCCTGCACAAGTTCAATGAGAAGTTGGCCACTGGACACAAGCTGGCCCTCTATCAGATACTAACAGCCAGCAAG TCAGAGAACGGCTCAGACTCGGTGTATTCACTGCAGTTCACCAGCAGGAGGAGTGACTGTCCTGCCGGGAGCAACAAACCCTGGAGAGACTGTGACTATCTGTCTACTAGACGCAAG GAGCCGATTTCATGCAATGCCACAGTCTACTTGACAGAGGCGGAAACAGACACCAAGCAGGTGGATTGTGAGCTCG ATGCTTACATCGTTCCAGAGAAAGCTTCCTGTCTGGGCTGCCCTGAGAAGATTGATGAGACCTCAGAGGAACTTAGagttcctctttctgtctccatctccaAGTATAACTCCATCTCCGACTCTACTCACCTGTTCACCCTGCACACTATTGGCCACGCCACCAGACAG GTGGTTGCAGGTTTCAGGTTCAAGGTGAGATTTGATATGCAGAAAACCACCTGCGCCAAGGCTGAACACAAAGACCTCAACGATCTGTGTGTCCCTGATGAACAGGATACg GAGTTTACAAACTGTAACTCTACAGTGGATGTAGCTCCATGGAGACTTGAGGCCCCGGAGGCCCAGTTAGAGTGTGAACCAGGAGAACTGCCTGTG aCGTTCAACAGGCGTCGTCCTCCCGGCTGGTCTCCACTCAGGAACATCCTGTATGAAGCCATACCTTCAAAGCCCCCCACTAAAGCCAAAGAAGAATCATCTGAGGAGGACTTGACAGCCGTCAAGCCGTCCGGCTCCCCTGATGTGGCCTCGGACGCTGGGAACGACAACCCCTTCCACTGCCCATCTAAGCCCTGGAAACCTTTCAACCCAGTCCCTCCCGCTGTGCTTGGAGCTCCTACGAAGGCCAGCATAGAGACGGGCGCCACACAGCTGCCAGCAGAAGTCGGCTTCAGTGATAAAGACCTGCTGGCATAA
- the kng1 gene encoding kininogen-1 isoform X2, producing MYLCVIIFLRIPTYSFRRTSVSRPSLCGEESSFSPSRSAGSAAGLHLQKLAEPNIHRDHTMRSGVGLCVLGLLCLHSSVFGQAVDVQPGVLIFCDDPSVEKAVDSALHKFNEKLATGHKLALYQILTASKSENGSDSVYSLQFTSRRSDCPAGSNKPWRDCDYLSTRRKEPISCNATVYLTEAETDTKQVDCELDAYIVPEKASCLGCPEKIDETSEELRVPLSVSISKYNSISDSTHLFTLHTIGHATRQVVAGFRFKVRFDMQKTTCAKAEHKDLNDLCVPDEQDTEFTNCNSTVDVAPWRLEAPEAQLECEPGELPVTFNRRRPPGWSPLRNILYEAIPSKPPTKAKEESSEEDLTAVKPSGSPDVASDAGNDNPFHCPSKPWKPFNPVPPAVLGAPTKASIETGATQLPAEVGFSDKDLLA from the exons atgtatctgtgtgtcatCATCTTTCTCAGGATTCCCACCTACAGTTTCAGGAGAACTTCAGTCAGTCGTCCATCCCTGTGTGGAGAGGAGTCGAGTTTTTCTCCCTCACGCTCGGCAGGATCGGCAGCAGGCCTCCACCTTCAGAAACT AGCAGAGCCAAACATCCATCGAGATCACACAATGAGGAGTGGAGTAGGCCTATGTGTGCTGGGCCTGCTGTGCCTCCACAGCTCTGTCTTTGGGCAG GCAGTGGACGTCCAGCCAGGCGTCCTTATCTTCTGTGATGACCCATCTGTAGAGAAAGCTGTCGACAGCGCCCTGCACAAGTTCAATGAGAAGTTGGCCACTGGACACAAGCTGGCCCTCTATCAGATACTAACAGCCAGCAAG TCAGAGAACGGCTCAGACTCGGTGTATTCACTGCAGTTCACCAGCAGGAGGAGTGACTGTCCTGCCGGGAGCAACAAACCCTGGAGAGACTGTGACTATCTGTCTACTAGACGCAAG GAGCCGATTTCATGCAATGCCACAGTCTACTTGACAGAGGCGGAAACAGACACCAAGCAGGTGGATTGTGAGCTCG ATGCTTACATCGTTCCAGAGAAAGCTTCCTGTCTGGGCTGCCCTGAGAAGATTGATGAGACCTCAGAGGAACTTAGagttcctctttctgtctccatctccaAGTATAACTCCATCTCCGACTCTACTCACCTGTTCACCCTGCACACTATTGGCCACGCCACCAGACAG GTGGTTGCAGGTTTCAGGTTCAAGGTGAGATTTGATATGCAGAAAACCACCTGCGCCAAGGCTGAACACAAAGACCTCAACGATCTGTGTGTCCCTGATGAACAGGATACg GAGTTTACAAACTGTAACTCTACAGTGGATGTAGCTCCATGGAGACTTGAGGCCCCGGAGGCCCAGTTAGAGTGTGAACCAGGAGAACTGCCTGTG aCGTTCAACAGGCGTCGTCCTCCCGGCTGGTCTCCACTCAGGAACATCCTGTATGAAGCCATACCTTCAAAGCCCCCCACTAAAGCCAAAGAAGAATCATCTGAGGAGGACTTGACAGCCGTCAAGCCGTCCGGCTCCCCTGATGTGGCCTCGGACGCTGGGAACGACAACCCCTTCCACTGCCCATCTAAGCCCTGGAAACCTTTCAACCCAGTCCCTCCCGCTGTGCTTGGAGCTCCTACGAAGGCCAGCATAGAGACGGGCGCCACACAGCTGCCAGCAGAAGTCGGCTTCAGTGATAAAGACCTGCTGGCATAA
- the lamp3 gene encoding lysosome-associated membrane glycoprotein 3, protein MMHTGARCLFFLAAVIPGVHLQRNDSENQIYRPVLRPSEAIPKIGTYMLQSLAGEPCIKATMGAEYIVIEKKKTWYFNLDPSRVRTSGYCGKESAVLSLTLPDNTTSLEFTFIKEKNVSYITKLSARVSPLPVCQRCANKTYSGLLDHDKLFSTAAGQSFKCKSDSLLLMSSELRIKLVHLQMQAFTLPKGQYGEEVECWADFNKRVVPIVIGATVVGFILITLLTLLFIKDRRSQGYDRL, encoded by the exons ATGATGCACACAGGTGCACGCTGTCTTTTCTTCCTGGCTGCTGTTATTCCAG gtgTCCACCTCCAGAGAAATGACTCTGAGAATCAGATCTACCGGCCGGTCCTGCGGCCCTCTGAGGCCATTCCTAAAatag GGACCTACATGCTGCAGAGCCTTGCTGGGGAACCCTGCATCAAAGCCACCATGGGAGCAGAGTACATCGTCATTGAAAAGAAG AAGACCTGGTACTTCAACCTGGACCCCTCCAGGGTCAGGACCAGCGGTTACTGTGGCAAAGAGTCTGCTGTTCTGTCTCTCACGCTGCCGGACAACACTACCAGCCTGGAGTTCACCTTCATAAAG GAAAAGAATGTTTCCTACATCACCAAGCTGAGTGCTCGTGTGTCGCCTCTGCCTGTTTGCCAGAGATGTGCCA ATAAGACTTACTCTGGCTTGTTGGACCATGACAAATTGTTCTCAACAGCCGCTGGTCAGAGCTTCAAGTGCAAATCTGacagtctgctgctgatgtCGTCCGAGCTGAGGATCAAGCTGGTCCATCTGCAGATGCAGGCCTTCACTCTGCCCAAAGGACAGTATGGAGAAG AGGTGGAGTGCTGGGCTGACTTTAACAAGCGGGTTGTTCCCATCGTCATCGGGGCCACAGTGGTGGGTTTCATCCTGATCACACTGCTAACCCTCCTGTTCATCAAAGACCGCCGCAGCCAAGGCTACGACAGGCTCTGA